In Heyndrickxia vini, the sequence GAGATAATAAATATGGTGTGGCTCTTGAAATTACAGAGATGAATGATAACAAATTTACGTATAAAAGAATGGGTAAAGATAAAGACGGAAAGGATATAACTGTATTCGTTGAACATGAACCTTATAAAGGTGATCTTAATCCGGAATTTACTTTTTAATAGGATGCTAAGGCGAACTCTTCTTTATTCAATCAGAATAGTTCGTTCCTTCTTTATTAGTATTTCCTTCGATATTTTTTCAGGTACGATAGATTCTAGGTATCCCTTGTTATCGGTTCACTTTTGCTCCTTCAGGTACGATAGATTCCGGTTTTCCCTTGCTATCGATTCGCTATTGCTCCTTCAGGTACGATAGATTCCGGTTTTCCCTTGCTATCGATTCGCTATTGCTCCTTCAGGTACGATAGATTCTAGGTATCCCTTGCTATCGTTTCACTTTTGCTCCTTCAGGTACGATAGATTCCGGTTTTCCCTTGTTATCGGTTCGCTATTGCTCCTTCAGGTACGATAGATTCCGGTTTTCCCTTGCTATCGTTTCACTTTTGCTCCTTCAGGTACGATAGATTCTAAGTTTCCCTTGCTATTGGTTCGCTTTTGCTCCTTAGACCCTTTATGGCTACGCTAAAGACTAATTTAAATGGTTGAATCAAATAATTAAACTTTTTTAATAATGATTTTGAAGTTTTTTAAGGATTATGTGGTATGTTTTGAATGAAGTTTTAGTATGTAAAAGTTAATTTCTTATTTTCTTTGAAAATATCCTAGTACATAAGCGAAGAATAAGATGGAAGGAAGTTCTTAGGGGTGATGGTTGGTGTCAATTAAAACAAAATTTCTATTGTCGTATATCGGGGTCATTCTTTTCTCCGTCGCTTTATTGTTGGCAGCTACATTTTTAATTATTTTTACGATAACAGGGGATTTGAAATCAATTGAGCGTTTTTATAAAAATACGTATGTTCAAAAGCCATTGACACCAGCAGAGGAGAACGCTTTTCTTGATTTAAAGCTGATGGCAAAGCATAATCCTGAACAGCTATTGGATACAAGTCAGTTGGATAAAATTGATCAGAAGAAAATAAGTATTGTTGTTAGAAAGAATTCTAAAATCATGTATTCTTCACCTGCATTTGATATAAATTCATTGCGTAAAGCACTGCCCCCCTTTGAGGAAACGAATATAAATTCGCGGGATACTATTCAGGTAAACAGTTTATTTTTTACTTATGTAAAATTTGATTTTCGTTTTGCAGATAAGGATGAAGGGAGTATTTTTGTTCTTAGAAAAGTAAGTTCATATGCTAAGTTATCTCAGGAATTATTCCCAATACTAATCAGCTTACTGCTGCTTCTTTTTATTATGATTATAGGTGTACTAAACTATTTAGTTTCACGAAGCATTATTAAACCGATATTTATTTTAAGAGAAGGTGCCGAACGAATAAAATCCGGAGATTTAGATTTTCAAATTACCGCTTCCTCAAATAATGAGATTGGACAGTTGAATCAGGCATTTGAAGAAATGAGAATTAAATTAAAGGAATCCGTGGAACTTCAGCTTCAATACGAAGATAATCGAAAGGAATTACTATCAAATATTTCGCATGATTTAAAAACACCTATAACATCGATTATTGGTTATGTAGAGGGAATAAAAGACGGTGTAGCAAATACTCCGGAAAAAATGGATAAATATTTGACAACTGTTTACACAAAAGCAAAGGATATGGACTTATTAATTGATGAATTATTCTTATTTTCTAAATTGGATTTACAGAAAGAACAATTTTCATTTGAAACGATAGAAATTGTTAAATATATGTTGGATTACGTTGAGGAATTGTCACTTGATCTACTTGAGCGGAATATTCATATAAAATTGAATTTTACACATAAGCCGATTTATGTAATAGCTGATAGAGAAAAGCTAAAACGTGTTTTGGCTAATTTAATTAGCAATTGTGTGAAGTATATGGATAAGAAGGAAAAACATATTGTTATTTCTCTCTTTGAAAAGTCTAATAATCTAATTGTCCAGGTGAAAGACAATGGACCTGGGATTAAACCTGAGGCCTTACCACATATTTTTAACCGTTTTTATCGTGCTGAACAGTCTCGAAATTCACAAACGGGTGGAAGTGGATTAGGGCTGGCTATCGTCAAAAAAATAATTATTGAGCATGGTGGAGAAATATGGGCTACCAGCAAATTAGGTAAAGGGACTAGTGTCTTCTTTTCCTTAAATAAAGTTCAGAAAAAAGGTGAATAGAATTGAAAAAGATATTACTTATAGAGGATGAAGTAAGCATTGCAGAGTTACAAAAGGATTATCTTGAGCTTAGTAATTTTAGTGTTGAAATACAGCATTCAGGTGAATTGGGACTTAAACAGGCACTCGAAGAAGATTATGATCTAATTATATTGGATATTATGCTTCCTGAAATAAGCGGATTTGAAATATGCAAAAAAATAAGAGAGGTCAAAAATATACCGATATTATTAGTATCTGCCAAAAAAGAGGATATCGATAAAATTCGTGGTCTTGGCTTAGGGGCAGATGATTATATTACAAAGCCTTTTAGCCCTAATGAGCTTGTTGCACGGGTAAAGGCTCACTTAGCGCGTTACGATCGTTTATCGGGAGGGAGTGGACTAGCAACGACAATCAATGTCCACGGAATATCTATCGATAAAATAGCACGCAAAGTGTATATAAATGGTGAATACGTCATATTTACCACAAAGGAATTTGATTTACTAGCATTCCTAGTTATGCACCCAAACCAAGTATTAAGTAAAGAACAGTTATTCGAAAGAGTGTGGGGGTTAGATACTGCTGCAGATGTTTCCACAGTCACCGTACATATTCGGAAGTTACGTGAAAAGATTGAAAGAGATGCCGCACATCCAAAATATTTGGAAACCGTGTGGGGAGCAGGCTATCGTTTTAATGTGTAGGGTTTTTTATGATCATCCACTTAAGTAAGAAGCGCCTTCAATGTTGAAGGCGTTAATTTTCACTTTCTATTATATTGATAGTGTAGATTTGCCTATTTGGCACCTGCTTTTAACAAGATTTCTTCAATTCCTTTAAAGCCTTTTTCACGTGCGTGTTGCAAAGGTGTCACATTGTTGCCGTCTGGAATGTTCACATCCGCTCCATGATCGATAAGCAGTTGTACTGCTTGCTGTTGTTTCTTGCCCCCATTATTCAATATTATGGCTTCTAATAATGCCGTCCAGCCTAAGCTATTAACATGATTGACATCAATATCGGTTTTCGTGAGAAGCTCTTTAATGACGTCCAAATGCCCATGTTCTGCTGCAGGGATCAATGCCGTTCCGCCATATTGGTTTATAAGCGATGGATCGGCCCCTGCACCGATAGTAAGCTTTAGAATTTCGAGGTAGCCTTCCGCAC encodes:
- a CDS encoding sensor histidine kinase, giving the protein MSIKTKFLLSYIGVILFSVALLLAATFLIIFTITGDLKSIERFYKNTYVQKPLTPAEENAFLDLKLMAKHNPEQLLDTSQLDKIDQKKISIVVRKNSKIMYSSPAFDINSLRKALPPFEETNINSRDTIQVNSLFFTYVKFDFRFADKDEGSIFVLRKVSSYAKLSQELFPILISLLLLLFIMIIGVLNYLVSRSIIKPIFILREGAERIKSGDLDFQITASSNNEIGQLNQAFEEMRIKLKESVELQLQYEDNRKELLSNISHDLKTPITSIIGYVEGIKDGVANTPEKMDKYLTTVYTKAKDMDLLIDELFLFSKLDLQKEQFSFETIEIVKYMLDYVEELSLDLLERNIHIKLNFTHKPIYVIADREKLKRVLANLISNCVKYMDKKEKHIVISLFEKSNNLIVQVKDNGPGIKPEALPHIFNRFYRAEQSRNSQTGGSGLGLAIVKKIIIEHGGEIWATSKLGKGTSVFFSLNKVQKKGE
- a CDS encoding response regulator transcription factor; protein product: MKKILLIEDEVSIAELQKDYLELSNFSVEIQHSGELGLKQALEEDYDLIILDIMLPEISGFEICKKIREVKNIPILLVSAKKEDIDKIRGLGLGADDYITKPFSPNELVARVKAHLARYDRLSGGSGLATTINVHGISIDKIARKVYINGEYVIFTTKEFDLLAFLVMHPNQVLSKEQLFERVWGLDTAADVSTVTVHIRKLREKIERDAAHPKYLETVWGAGYRFNV
- a CDS encoding ankyrin repeat domain-containing protein, producing the protein MWKQLTIATICILNLQGCVSEGNGKASKQVVDTKSEKKVANDMKEQLIQAAEQQDSKTVSHLIKNGANINVQDSKGRTPTMIATYNNDIETAKLLIDAGAEGYLEILKLTIGAGADPSLINQYGGTALIPAAEHGHLDVIKELLTKTDIDVNHVNSLGWTALLEAIILNNGGKKQQQAVQLLIDHGADVNIPDGNNVTPLQHAREKGFKGIEEILLKAGAK